The Clostridium sp. AWRP genome has a window encoding:
- a CDS encoding GNAT family N-acetyltransferase, translating into MELIKVTEENIEEEHICCAISSNKDCQVVSKKEWLKKRFKEGLVFLKGNVRGKCFIEYVPAENAWCPIEAKGYMFIDCLWVSGRFKGKGYSNELLNACISDSREKGKLGLVILSAKKKIPYISDSKYLKYKKFELADTSKPFYELFYLPFHENVLKPSFMKHIKVPSIKEQGFVLYYSNQCPFTAKYVPIIEKVASEKKIAFKSIRFESTKEARMSPAPFTTYSLFYNGKFVTNEILSDKAFQKMIHKVID; encoded by the coding sequence ATGGAATTAATAAAGGTTACGGAAGAAAATATAGAGGAAGAACATATTTGCTGTGCAATTTCAAGCAATAAAGATTGCCAGGTTGTTTCAAAAAAAGAATGGCTGAAGAAACGTTTTAAAGAAGGACTGGTATTTTTAAAAGGAAATGTCAGGGGAAAGTGTTTTATAGAATATGTGCCAGCAGAAAATGCATGGTGTCCTATTGAGGCAAAGGGTTATATGTTTATTGACTGTCTGTGGGTATCGGGGCGATTTAAAGGAAAGGGATATTCAAATGAACTTTTGAATGCCTGTATTTCTGATAGTAGGGAAAAGGGGAAATTAGGGCTAGTCATATTGTCTGCTAAAAAGAAAATTCCTTATATTTCAGATTCTAAGTATTTAAAATATAAGAAATTTGAATTGGCTGATACTTCAAAGCCTTTCTATGAATTATTTTATTTGCCATTTCATGAAAATGTACTTAAGCCCAGTTTTATGAAACATATAAAAGTACCTTCAATTAAAGAGCAAGGTTTTGTTTTATATTATTCAAATCAATGTCCGTTTACTGCAAAGTATGTGCCTATCATTGAAAAGGTTGCTTCTGAGAAAAAAATTGCATTTAAATCAATACGATTTGAATCAACTAAGGAAGCAAGAATGTCCCCAGCACCGTTTACTACATATAGCTTGTTTTATAATGGTAAGTTTGTTACAAATGAAATCCTATCTGATAAGGCATTTCAAAAAATGATACATAAGGTTATTGATTAA
- a CDS encoding methyl-accepting chemotaxis protein encodes MEKIFQSLINTAPVISEALEGNTVITIWDKEKCIYALDSKNKKSTVKAGDKSDMNLIENVGASDTIFNKKETFRAIFNKNEHGIDAKVTIIPAINKNGQVVGVLILSTDIESAIKIKKSTSELKSSLQETSSSISEITNDAVKLSEKLNYIIENTEVTKKLITESNEAINLIESISKQSNLLGLNAAIESSRAGEYGKGFSVVAGEMRKLASNSSESSKKISSALVEMNNNMKVIIDTINELGQIATTQAGSLEEVSAAITQITENSQVLVDNMKLH; translated from the coding sequence ATGGAGAAAATTTTTCAATCATTGATTAATACTGCACCAGTCATAAGTGAAGCACTTGAAGGAAATACAGTTATCACAATTTGGGATAAAGAAAAATGTATATATGCTCTAGACAGTAAAAATAAAAAATCTACTGTAAAAGCCGGCGACAAATCCGACATGAATCTTATTGAAAATGTTGGTGCCAGTGATACCATTTTTAATAAAAAGGAAACATTTAGAGCTATATTTAATAAGAATGAACATGGTATAGATGCTAAAGTTACCATAATTCCTGCAATTAATAAAAACGGACAAGTTGTTGGCGTATTAATTTTATCAACAGACATAGAAAGCGCTATAAAAATTAAAAAATCCACATCAGAATTAAAGAGTTCTCTTCAAGAAACAAGCTCAAGTATATCAGAAATTACTAACGATGCTGTTAAATTGTCTGAAAAGTTAAATTATATTATAGAAAATACTGAAGTAACAAAAAAATTAATAACTGAAAGCAATGAGGCTATTAATTTAATTGAAAGCATCTCAAAACAATCTAATCTTCTTGGACTTAATGCTGCAATAGAGTCTTCAAGAGCTGGAGAATATGGAAAGGGGTTCTCTGTAGTAGCAGGAGAAATGAGGAAATTGGCATCAAATAGCAGTGAATCTTCTAAAAAGATCTCATCAGCACTTGTCGAAATGAACAATAATATGAAAGTAATAATAGATACTATAAATGAATTGGGCCAAATAGCCACAACTCAAGCCGGTTCA